In Bactrocera dorsalis isolate Fly_Bdor unplaced genomic scaffold, ASM2337382v1 BdCtg124, whole genome shotgun sequence, a genomic segment contains:
- the LOC125780141 gene encoding uncharacterized protein LOC125780141 has product MTENQIDHIAISRKWRGSLMDTRNTRGADIASDHHLLIASVRLKVAAVSNSKKKMQKKFDVEKLKDESTCASDWKSIKQTFLKAAEYSIGFKEYKRKSWISDSTWWLINERREIKNQLNSAKTRSAKSALQNTYTKTDKLIKKSARTDKRIWSDNLARKAQEAAETYRTRDLYQTIRQLTNVTLKTSKPLKDENGKLTTAKDEQTTIWERYYEKLLSPTSSEAIQSCGCQRHLQRRDIHTSHPNETEIMTAIRALKNNKTPGPDNINPELLKADPQTTARILFPLLKDIWTSEKIPDELKEGVITLLPKKGNLSE; this is encoded by the exons ATGACTGAAAATCAGATTGATCACATAGCAATAAGTCGTAAATGGCGCGGTTCCCTTATGGACACGCGGAATACACGTGGAGCTGATATTGCAAGTGATCATCATCTCCTAATTGCGTCAGTCAGACTCAAAGTTGCGGCAGTTAGCAACTCGAAAAAGAAGATGCAGAAAAAATTCGACGTAGAAAAACTGAAAGATGAATCTACCTGCGCAAG CGACTGGAAAAGTATAAAACAAACTTTCCTAAAAGCAGCGGAATACAGTATTGGATTCAAAGAATACAAACGAAAATCCTGGATCTCAGACTCCACATGGTGGTTAATAAACGAACgtagagaaataaaaaatcagctTAATTCCGCAAAGACGAGATCCGCCAAGTCGGCATTACAAAACACTTACACAAAAACCGACAAGCTGATAAAGAAAAGCGCGAGAACGGATAAACGAATCTGGAGTGACAATTTGGCTAGAAAAGCGCAGGAGGCCGCGGAAACGTACCGCACTCGTGACCTGTACCAAACGATACGGCAACTGACCAACGTAACACTCAAAACCTCCAAACCGCTAaaagatgaaaatggaaaattgaCAACGGCCAAAGATGAGCAGACTACCATCTGGGAgcgttattatgaaaaattgctttCACCAACCTCGTCGGAGGCTATTCAGTCATGCGGTTGCCAACGTCATTTACAAAGACGTGACATTCACACCTCGCACCCGAATGAGACGGAGATAATGACTGCTATCAGAGcattaaagaacaacaaaactccTGGGCCGGATAACATCAACCCAGAACTCCTAAAAGCTGATCCTCAGACGACTGCGCGGATACTGTTTCCTCTACTTAAAGATATCTGGACCTCAGAAAAGATACCGGACGAGTTGAAGGAAGGTGTTATTACTCTTCTTCCGAAGAAGGGAAATTTATCGGAAT